The stretch of DNA GTAATGAACGCTCACTCGGTTGAGATCGTTTGCTGGGCTGTCTACCCTGACTGGCTTTATCGGGCGTTTCTGCGCCTTTGCCCAGACACTATGGTGCTCGCAGGCCCGTCTGATCAGCTCCGGCAGCGTGAGATGCTGAATCTCGATGATCAATGCTTCGACCTCTTGCATGACTTGGCTTGGCGGGGGCACGGTAAGCTCCGGCATGATCTGGCCACCCGCTGTCTGTTGCCTTTGCCGCCGAGCCTGCATTTGAGCAAAGTCTGCCGTTCGTTCTGCGGCTTCGACGCGCTCAAGCAGGTACAGCCGTAGTGGAGCGCACTGGAGGTGATACGCCGGCGGCGGCTGCTCGTCAGGTTTGCCAAGCAACTCGCGGGCCATCTTCTCGTTCCAACCACGGTCGCGCAGCATCGTCTGAGTAATCAGCGTCCGGGCAACGCCCTCAGAAGGCGGATCACCGACCTGTTCGGGTTGCACTTTATCATCCATCACTTCAGTGTAAAGGCCAAGCGTCCACTGACGGTGCCGCTGAACACTGATCAAATCTTTGAGTCGGTGTTGCTAAAGCGTGCCGCGCTGATCGAGCGGCTAACGAAGAGTCAAGGTAACTCCTGACGCTTACTATTGATCCCGGCTGAAGTGTAAGACGGTAGATAGCTGCGCAAGAGACGAGCAAGGAGCGTGACCTCAGTACCTGAGATCTTGCAGTTTTCGATCAGATCAGCAAGACACTGTCCAGCATGGCTTTCCGGTGCAGAATCCATAGATGGATTTAGGAGAACAGCGTGCTGGAAAGCTTTTTTCGGCTATCTCATCGACGTTTCAACGCAAGTAGCACCGCGAGACGTTCGAGGTCGTGATGAACCTCTTTCTCGCTGGTCAAGGCCAGCTACTGTTAAATCTCCCTCGGCAGTCAGCCGATTTTGCAATCACTACAGCTGGAATATTCGTGCGGTCATCCGGGCCATGCGCCAACACGCTCTCGATGAATTCGAACGCTTTCGACGTGTGCCTTACAGTCACCAGCAGCGTCTGGAACTGATTGTTGACATGACCTCGCTGCACAAGGAGGGGAAATTTGAGCAGCTTGAACCCTGGATTCACCGCTTCAATGGGGTCAACGGCGTGCATCTGGTCGTGCTCTATCTCTGCCACGGCTCAAGGCGTTTCCCTTGGTCGTTTCTCGTCTGGCGCGGCAAAGGACAGCCGTCGCCAGCGGACCTCGCCCTGAAGATGTTGACTCGTCTCCCCGACGAGCTAGTTAAGCGGCACTCGCGAGTGCCGTTGGTGCTCGCCGACGCTGGGTTTTGTAGCAAAGCGTTTATTGCTGGTGTCGTGCAACTTGGCCTGAAGGTTTCTATCACGATTCCAAGCAATCGTGTGACAGCACAAGGACACCCCATTGGACAGGTCACACGGCAAAGGCAGGCCATCACCCTCCCAGGACTTCCAGATCTTCGACTCTGGCTGTACTGGGTCTGGCTGTCGAATTCGGGCGATGGAACACGTAAGAAACGTTACGTCATATCGACCCTAAACGTCGTCCCAGACACTATCCGGGCCAACGGTCGAAAGCGCTGGCGGATCGAAGCGCTGTTCAAGACATTGAAGAGTCGGTTTGGTCTCCACCGCTCTGGGCAATACACCAAACGGGGCATGCTCCGGTATTGCTGCCTGTGCTTCCTGAGTGATGTCCTCTGCCATCTGGAAACCCTGGAGGATGCATCAGCATCCGCCAGGGTTTGGCCAGACTGGCGAGCGGTCGCACAACAGCTCAGACGAAAATACTGCGGCCTGGTGCGGCTTTCTGAACTTAGGAAAGAAATTCAAACGATAGAAGACGTGCTGGACTGTGTTTTGCTGATCTAACCAAAAACTGCAAGATCTCAGGTACTGAGGTACAGATCAATTGGGATACCGATGTGCAAAGGTCAACCAGCCGCAGGTGAGACATACGAACCGTTCCCCCTGTCTCCTCCAGGCTAATGCAAAAGCAGATCAGTCAGTCGTCGCCGAACTGTTCAGGGAAACAGTCCTCTTCCAGGACAGCGTCCAGCTGAGCGCGGTAGAGCCTGGCCTGCTCTGGCTGCTCACGGTCCAGGTTATCCAGCGCAATCTCGAACTGCTCTCTGAGCATTTCGGGAACGCCGGCCATCAGCACCCGGATCATAAACCGCTCCGCATTCACTGCGGCGAGCCTGGTCAGCAGATCGTTGGTCGAGTGCTCAGAGATCTGTCCCAGCACCGCGTACACATCGAGAAGCTCTTCGATCTGACCGCCGCGGAGCAGCGCTGTGACTCGCGGCGCGATTTCCCGCTGAATATCGGGCCATGCTCTACGCTCGCGGCGGATTTGCCGCACGTGAGCGAGCAGGGTGGTCGTGGCCCAGTTCACAGGAGCACGTTTCAGCTGGGAGTGATCGACCACCGCCGTGTCGTGGGCCAGATCGAGCCAGCCCGAGAAGCGCTCCACTGCGTAGACCCGCAGTTCGTGCAGTGCCCTGGACAGCGCGACGTACAGCAAGTTCCCGGCGTACCGACTGGAGGAGGGGTAGGTTTTCTCGCTGGCATCAGCAATCACGACAGCGGCGAACTCGAGTCCTTTGGCTAGACTCACCGGGAGCACAACCAGGCCATGAAGGTCTTTTGGCGTCAGTTCACTGTCTTCGGTCAGCACCTGGCTGGGCAGGTCATTCCCCGAGAGCAGCTCCCCCATCGCCTGAGCACCGGCCTGATCGGCGGTGATCACCGCGATACTGGCGTGACCCGCGTCCAGCAGGTGGCGGAGGTCAGATATCAATTTCGTCTGGTGCTGCGCCAAATCAGGCA from Deinococcus psychrotolerans encodes:
- a CDS encoding transposase → MTSVPEILQFSIRSARHCPAWLSGAESIDGFRRTACWKAFFGYLIDVSTQVAPRDVRGRDEPLSRWSRPATVKSPSAVSRFCNHYSWNIRAVIRAMRQHALDEFERFRRVPYSHQQRLELIVDMTSLHKEGKFEQLEPWIHRFNGVNGVHLVVLYLCHGSRRFPWSFLVWRGKGQPSPADLALKMLTRLPDELVKRHSRVPLVLADAGFCSKAFIAGVVQLGLKVSITIPSNRVTAQGHPIGQVTRQRQAITLPGLPDLRLWLYWVWLSNSGDGTRKKRYVISTLNVVPDTIRANGRKRWRIEALFKTLKSRFGLHRSGQYTKRGMLRYCCLCFLSDVLCHLETLEDASASARVWPDWRAVAQQLRRKYCGLVRLSELRKEIQTIEDVLDCVLLI